One Setaria italica strain Yugu1 chromosome I, Setaria_italica_v2.0, whole genome shotgun sequence DNA window includes the following coding sequences:
- the LOC101778568 gene encoding uncharacterized protein At1g04910 produces the protein MVCKVATMGIKAADKLRFPSSAAAAAARSRMKPWMVRATTTVLLWTCVVQLTAVGNTWGPRVLKGWPSCRTAREAAAAAAVTTTRLAMPEAVVEKAALPPKRIYRNNGYLMVSCNGGLNQMRAAICDMVAIARYLNITLIVPELDKTSFWNDPSEFQDIFDVEHFVTSLRDEVRILRELPPRIKRGVELGKFHSMPPISWSDISYYHKQILPLIRKYKVLHLNRTDARLANNGLPLEIQRLRCRVNYAALKFTPQIEELGRRVIRILRQNGPFLVLHLRYEMDMLAFSGCTQGCTPKEAEELTRMRYAYPWWKEKVINSFVKRKDGLCPLTPEEIALVLRALDIDKNMQIYIAAGEIYGGKRRMASLTSAYPNMVRKETLLEPSDLMFFQNHSSQMAALDYLVSLESDIFVPTYDGNMAKVVEGHRRYMGFKKTILLDRKLIVELVDQYTSGSLRWDEFSSLIKAVHANRMGSATTRTVIPDRPKEEDYFYANPQECLRHPNLLRTS, from the exons ATGGTGTGCAAGGTGGCAACAATGGGGATCAAGGCGGCGGACAAGCTCAGGTTCCCGtcctcggcggccgccgcggcggcgcggtcgcGCATGAAGCCGTGGATGGTGCGCGCCACCACGACGGTGCTGCTCTGGACCTGCGTCGTGCAGCTCACGGCCGTGGGGAACACCTGGGGGCCCCGCGTGCTCAAGGGGTGGCCGTCGTGCCGgacggcgcgggaggcggcggccgccgccgcggtcaccACCACGCGGCTTGCGATGCCGGAGGCCGTCGTGGAGAAGGCCGCGCTGCCGCCCAAGA GAATTTATAGGAACAATGGTTATTTGATGGTTTCATGCAATGGTGGGCTTAACCAAATGCGAGCCGCT ATATGTGATATGGTTGCCATTGCAAGATATTTGAATATAACTTTAATAGTTCCCGAGTTGGATAAGACATCATTTTGGAATGACCCAAG CGAATTTCAGGATATATTTGATGTTGAACATTTTGTAACCTCTCTTAGAGACGAGGTTCGTATACTTAGAGAATTGCCACCGAGAATAAAGAGAGGAGTGGAATTAGGGAAATTCCACTCCATGCCTCCTATCAGTTGGTCAGATATATCTTATTACCATAAGCAG ATTCTTCCTTTGATTCGGAAGTACAAGGTCCTCCATCTGAATAGAACTGATGCTAGGTTGGCAAATAATGGTCTGCCTCTGGAGATTCAGAGATTGCGTTGCCGGGTGAATTATGCTGCACTGAAATTTACACCCCAAATTGAAGAGTTAGGCAGGAGAGTAATTAGAATACTCCGCCAAAATGGCCCCTTTTTAGTTCTCCATTTACGTTACGAGATGGATATGCTTGCTTTCTCTGGCTGTACTCAAGGTTGCACTCCTAAGGAAGCAGAGGAGCTTACAAGAATGAG ATATGCTTACCCATGGTGGAAAGAGAAAGTAATAAACTCTTTTGTGAAAAGAAAAGACGGCCTTTGCCCTCTGACGCCAGAGGAGATTGCTCTTGTCCTTAGAGCATTGGATATCGACAAAAATATGCAAATATATATTGCAGCTGGTGAGATATATGGTGGAAAACGCAGAATGGCTTCTCTTACCTCGGCTTACCCTAACATG GTGAGAAAGGAGACACTTCTGGAACCTTCTGATCTCATGTTCTTTCAGAACCATTCATCGCAAATGGCAGCGCTGGACTACTTGGTATCGTTGGAAAGTGATATCTTTGTTCCAACATATGATGGCAACATGGCTAAAGTTGTCGAGGGCCACCGCAG GTACATGGGCTTCAAGAAAACGATCCTGTTGGATCGAAAACTTATAGTTGAGCTGGTAGATCAGTATACCAGTGGTTCTTTGCGGTGGGATGAGTTCTCTTCATTAATCAAGGCTGTCCATGCCAACCGGATGGGATCAGCGACCACCAGGACGGTGATCCCTGACAGACCGAAAGAAGAGGACTACTTCTATGCTAACCCTCAAGAATGCCTGCGACATCCCAATCTGCTTCGAACATCGTGA